In Dendropsophus ebraccatus isolate aDenEbr1 chromosome 14, aDenEbr1.pat, whole genome shotgun sequence, the following proteins share a genomic window:
- the TNS4 gene encoding tensin-4 gives MSQVIPNHVLRVGQTVCMAPKDESSGFRQVAHPKGIPITSKCSYFSSESYVSHVTSQVNGHRMADTIPYCGQDSIKTHQPLPGNTAIKSISVQQPSEAEVCNGGDPLSPSLDISIDNLNQLILQLDPTFQPLPVNTDLIRKKKDPSPCRPVATKVTSPPEIKCVGINPPRVVCHQERIQRSSSPIPRAEGILIARGTQSENVSPNGSLIFSDPQSHVLYDHYQRSSNGGFHHPTEIIAIPHKRSNQQNQVMSTSYGSDGTYQTRPSFRTREASIVSTSPGSDTSYVLGSTHSLQYDDTDGQFHSRVPESPFGSQSSFSNLHSPVTMSPAPHINHFDHNGSFGHFKTSPYSSTKSHANSCPPSVNNSTMDIPILLVNGCHCPENEDISPRSRQLQGGIKRRGSSSFNKTSSESSIPTCTDNAIKDGQPGMKFVMDTSKQWFKPNLTRDQAIEFLKDKEPGTFIIRDSTSYRGCFGLAVKVPGTPSGNVTNELVRHFLIESSAKGVHVKGASEEPYFGSLPALVYQHTITPLSLPCKLLVPLRAQNDSDSSPDSSPDGACELKNSAACNVLYLNSISTETLTGSSAIQKAVSIIFERADNIVPTIVNFKAADQGVILTDVQRKVFFRRHYPVSSLSFCSVDPEHRKWQKQCRPSRIFGFVAKNPTDPSDNVCHIFAEYDAIQPASPLISYLTNLIQQQERV, from the exons ATGTCCCAAGTGATCCCCAATCACGTGTTACGAGTTGGACAGACTGTCTGTATGGCACCAAAGGATGAAAGTAGTGGCTTCAGACAAGTTGCTCATCCAAAAGGAATCCCAATTACTTCTAAATGTTCCTACTTCTCTTCAGAGAGTTATGTTTCACACGTGACATCTCAGGTAAATGGTCATAGGATGGCCGACACCATTCCCTATTGTGGACAAGACTCCATAAAGACCCACCAGCCTTTACCAGGAAATACTGCTATTAAATCTATCAGTGTACAGCAACCATCGGAGGCTGAGGTCTGCAATGGTGGAGATCCTTTATCTCCATCGTTGGACATTTCCATAGACAATCTGAACCAACTCATTTTACAGTTGGATCCTACTTTCCAACCCCTGCCGGTGAACACTGActtgatcagaaaaaaaaaagacccatcACCTTGTAGACCAGTGGCTACCAAGGTCACCAGTCCTCCAG AGATAAAGTGTGTTGGAATAAATCCACCAAGAGTGGTCTGTCATCAAGAAAGAATACAAAGATCGTCAAGTCCCATCCCAAGAGCTGAGGGCATCTTGATTGCTCGTGGAACCCAATCTGAAAATGTCAGCCCAAATGGTAGCCTTATTTTTAGCGATCCACAGTCACACGTGTTATATGATCACTACCAGCGTTCATCTAATGGAGGCTTCCACCATCCTACAGAAATCATAGCTATTCCACATAAAAGATCGAATCAGCAAAATCAGGTTATGTCTACATCATATGGCTCTGACGGCACTTACCAGACAAGACCCTCTTTCCGCACTCGTGAGGCCTCCATAGTGTCAACTAGCCCTGGGTCAGACACCAGCTATGTTTTGGGAAG CACCCATTCTCTCCAGTATGATGATACAGATGGCCAATTTCATTCCAGGGTACCTGAAAGCCCTTTTGGCTCACAGAGTTCATTTTCTAACCTACATAGCCCTGTGACCATGTCACCTGCCCCACATATAAATCACTTTGACCACAATGGCAGCTTTGGCCATTTCAAGACATCTCCTTACTCTTCTACAAAAAGCCATGCCAACAGTTGCCCACCATCAGTCAACAACTCCACTATGGACATCCCTATACTTCTAGTCAACGGATGTCACTGCCCAGAAAATGAGGACATCTCTCCCAGATCTAGACAGTTACAGGGTGGAATCAAGCGAAGAGGGTCTTCAAGTTTCAACAAAACATCATCTGAATCCTCAATCCCAACCTGCACTGATA ATGCCATAAAAGATGGTCAACCTGGCATGAAGTTTGTTATGGACACATCCAAGCAATGGTTCAAACCCAACCTGACAAGAGACCAAG CTATTGAGTTCCTGAAAGACAAAGAGCCCGGAACATTCATCATTCGAGACAGTACTTCCTACCGTGGATGCTTTGGTTTGGCTGTGAAGGTCCCGGGTACTCCATCAG GTAATGTGACCAATGAACTTGTCCGACATTTCCTGATTGAATCCTCCGCAAAAGGTGTCCATGTAAAAGGAGCCTCAGAGGAGCCATATTTTG GAAGTCTCCCTGCCTTGGTATATCAGCACACCATCACCCCCTTATCCTTACCATGCAAGCTACTAGTCCCTCTGAGAG CCCAAAATGACAGCGACAGCAGCCCCGACTCTTCCCCTGATGGTGCATGTGAACTGAAGAATTCAGCAG CCTGCAATGTCTTGTACCTGAACTCGATCAGCACAGAGACCCTGACAGGATCCAGCGCTATCCAGAAAGCCGTGTCGATCATTTTTGAAAGGGCAGATAACATTGTGCCAACCATAGTGAACTTCAAAGCCGCAGACCAAGGAGTCATCTTGACTGACGTTCAACGCAA AGTATTTTTCAGACGTCACTATCCTGTGTCATCCCTCAGCTTTTGTAGTGTGGATCCTGAGCATAGGAA GTGGCAGAAACAGTGCAGACCTTCCAG gattTTTGGTTTTGTAGCAAAAAACCCAACAGATCCTTCGGACAACGTGTGCCATATATTTGCCGAGTACGATGCCATACAACCCGCCTCACCGCTGATCAGTTATCTGACAAATTTGatacagcagcaggagagagtgtaG